The proteins below are encoded in one region of Scyliorhinus torazame isolate Kashiwa2021f chromosome 16, sScyTor2.1, whole genome shotgun sequence:
- the LOC140392787 gene encoding chymotrypsin-like elastase family member 2A has translation MIGFVLAAFFVATVYGCGSPTYQPILSRVVGGVDARPNSWPWQISLQVAREGNWFHTCGGTLIDQRWVMTAAHCINKKNTYRVALGKQVLSVSEPGSFFADVEKTFRHEKFSMIFAANGYDIALVKLAAPVVLDDKIELGCIPAPGSILPNDFSCYITGWGLMKAGGSVSDVLQQALLPVVDHAICSKPDWWGSIAKQSMVCAGGDGVVSGCNGDSGGPLNCQKANGAWEVHGIVSFGSAFCSHKKKPTVFTRVSAYNDWISEKMMNN, from the exons ATGATCGGTTTTGTCTTGGCTGCGTTTTTTGTCGCAACCG TCTACGGTTGTGGGTCCCCTACCTACCAACCTATACTCTCCAGGGTTGTAGGGGGTGTTGACGCGAGACCCAACAGCTGGCCATGGCAG ATCTCTCTCCAAGTTGCAAGGGAAGGTAACTGGTTTCACACTTGTGGGGGAACATTAATTGATCAAAGATGGGTTATGACTGCCGCCCATTGCATTAA CAAGAAGAATACCTACAGAGTGGCCCTCGGCAAACAAGTCCTTTCAGTCAGTGAACCAGGGTCCTTTTTCGCTGACGTTGAGAAGACCTTCCGCCATGAGAAGTTCAGCATGATCTTTGCTGCCAATGG ATATGACATCGCTCTCGTCAAACTTGCAGCGCCAGTGGTTTTAGATGACAAAATTGAGTTGGGGTGCATCCCTGCCCCGGGCTCGATTCTTCCCAATGACTTCAGTTGTTATATCACCGGCTGGGGCCTCATGAAGG CTGGTGGTAGTGTCTCTGATGTCTTGCAACAAGCCCTTCTGCCTGTTGTAGATCACGCCATTTGCTCCAAGCCTGACTGGTGGGGGTCGATAGCCAAGCAGTCGATGGTGTGCGCCGGTGGTGATGGAGTCGTCTCAGGATGCAAT GGTGATTCTGGTGGGCCCTTGAACTGTCAGAAGGCTAATGGTGCCTGGGAAGTGCATGGTATTGTCAGCTTTGGATCCGCTTTCTGCAGTCACAAGAAGAAGCCAACCGTCTTCACCCGTGTGTCTGCCTACAATGACTGGATTTCTGAG AAAATGATGAACAACTAA